Proteins encoded within one genomic window of Synechococcus sp. PCC 7335:
- a CDS encoding EAL domain-containing response regulator: MTFPPSLLQSASCQMVNQQLGRILIVDDTPTNLFVLSKLLTSAGYEVIQSSNGLEALMLAQSHQPALILLDIMMPDMDGHEVCRRLRTVSATAHIPVIFLSALDAPLNKIQAFRSGAADYVTKPFQTEEVIARVQLQIELRLARKRQEQINVELEKRVNERTQLLELAHSQMLDLAQSDRLTRLPNRPSFLRRLDNVISHSQDDPQTSFAVLFLDCDRFKRINDSLGHRIGDQLLKGIARRLTNLEQKHVEVDMVARFGGDEFGILLVGIADQTAVTAFAETVYGILSRPFLLAGHNIFSTASIGMVWGDSSYASAEHLLRDADVAMYQAKAHMHLKYCWFEPGMHHLAVKLLNLETGMRLALQREEFEVHYQPIIDIRRMKVVGFEALVRWRHPVEGLIPPNDFIPFAEETGFIVELGAQVLKMACMHISDWEKAGVLDSEITISVNIAAEQLLQPSILSHIQHCIDSAGISAHRLRLELTERALIGDHELVDEILQALKQQNIRLSIDDFGTGYSALSYLHQLPVDCLKVDRLFVKSITDDPDSLGIVPLIISMAKTMNMEVVAEGIENSTQLNQLQKLGCQYGQGYLFHKAVGADEVAALLSTPIYSWLEPASD, encoded by the coding sequence ATGACTTTTCCACCTAGCTTGCTCCAGTCTGCTTCTTGTCAGATGGTGAACCAACAGCTAGGCCGCATTTTGATTGTTGATGATACACCGACTAATCTATTTGTATTGTCCAAACTACTGACTTCTGCAGGTTATGAAGTCATTCAGTCATCCAACGGGCTTGAGGCGCTGATGCTGGCACAGAGCCATCAACCTGCTCTGATTCTGCTAGATATCATGATGCCCGATATGGATGGCCACGAAGTTTGCAGACGGCTGCGCACGGTATCAGCTACTGCTCATATTCCAGTAATTTTTCTGAGCGCGTTGGATGCTCCTCTCAATAAAATCCAAGCGTTTCGCAGCGGTGCGGCAGACTATGTGACTAAGCCGTTCCAGACTGAGGAGGTGATCGCTCGTGTACAGTTGCAAATCGAGCTACGGCTAGCCCGGAAGCGGCAAGAGCAGATCAATGTTGAGCTAGAAAAACGTGTTAATGAAAGAACACAGCTACTTGAGCTAGCTCATAGTCAAATGCTCGATCTAGCTCAAAGCGATCGCCTGACTCGTCTACCCAACCGGCCGTCGTTCTTAAGACGTTTAGACAATGTGATATCACATTCTCAAGACGATCCCCAGACGTCCTTTGCAGTTTTATTTCTAGATTGTGATCGCTTCAAAAGGATCAACGATTCGTTGGGACATCGCATTGGTGATCAGCTTTTGAAAGGCATTGCTCGTAGGCTTACCAACCTGGAGCAAAAGCACGTCGAAGTCGATATGGTAGCTCGCTTTGGCGGCGATGAATTCGGTATTTTGCTAGTAGGTATTGCTGACCAAACGGCTGTGACTGCTTTTGCTGAAACTGTTTATGGAATCCTTTCTCGACCCTTCTTGCTCGCTGGGCACAATATTTTCTCTACTGCCAGTATTGGTATGGTATGGGGCGATAGCAGCTATGCTTCTGCAGAACATTTGCTGCGCGATGCGGATGTAGCGATGTATCAAGCCAAAGCACACATGCACCTCAAGTATTGCTGGTTTGAACCGGGCATGCACCATCTGGCTGTGAAGCTATTGAATCTCGAGACAGGTATGCGCCTAGCCCTGCAAAGGGAAGAATTCGAGGTTCACTATCAACCAATCATTGATATAAGGCGCATGAAGGTAGTCGGCTTTGAAGCCCTCGTGCGTTGGCGGCACCCGGTAGAAGGGTTAATTCCGCCCAACGATTTCATTCCGTTTGCAGAGGAAACAGGCTTTATTGTTGAGCTAGGCGCACAGGTCCTAAAGATGGCCTGCATGCACATATCTGACTGGGAAAAAGCCGGTGTGCTAGATAGCGAGATTACGATTAGCGTCAATATTGCTGCAGAGCAGCTTTTGCAGCCTTCTATTCTAAGCCACATACAGCACTGTATAGACTCTGCAGGTATCTCTGCACACCGCTTGAGGTTGGAGCTAACGGAGCGGGCTCTGATTGGAGATCATGAATTAGTAGATGAAATCTTGCAGGCGCTAAAGCAGCAGAATATTCGATTAAGTATCGATGATTTTGGTACAGGATATTCTGCGCTGAGCTATCTGCACCAGCTACCCGTTGACTGCTTGAAGGTAGATAGATTATTCGTCAAGTCAATCACCGATGATCCAGACAGCCTGGGAATTGTCCCGCTGATTATTAGTATGGCCAAGACAATGAATATGGAAGTGGTAGCCGAGGGTATCGAAAATAGCACGCAGCTTAATCAACTGCAAAAGCTAGGCTGCCAGTATGGTCAGGGTTATCTATTTCATAAAGCGGTCGGTGCGGACGAGGTAGCTGCGTTGTTGTCTACGCCAATTTATAGCTGGTTAGAGCCAGCCAGCGACTAA
- a CDS encoding low molecular weight protein-tyrosine-phosphatase, with amino-acid sequence MPTRLLFVCLGNICRSPSAENIMNHLVAQRSLGDKIVCDSAGTSSYHVGSSPDRRMNVAAQRRGMTLVGQSRQLTAADLETFDLILAMDYSNYQNILNLDESNCYAHKIKLMCDYCRSHRDKEVPDPYYGGEAGFDYVIDLLLDACDGLLAEVEPK; translated from the coding sequence ATGCCTACCCGCCTTCTCTTTGTCTGCTTAGGCAACATCTGCCGCTCGCCTTCGGCAGAAAACATTATGAATCATCTAGTTGCCCAGCGATCGTTAGGTGACAAAATCGTGTGCGACTCGGCAGGTACTAGCAGCTATCACGTGGGCAGTTCACCCGATCGCCGAATGAACGTAGCCGCTCAGCGACGAGGAATGACGCTAGTAGGCCAGTCTAGACAGTTGACAGCAGCCGATTTGGAGACTTTTGATCTGATCCTGGCGATGGACTACAGCAACTATCAAAATATCCTGAATCTGGATGAAAGCAACTGCTATGCCCACAAGATAAAGCTGATGTGTGACTACTGTCGAAGTCATCGTGATAAGGAAGTTCCAGATCCTTATTATGGTGGCGAGGCGGGATTTGACTATGTGATTGACCTGCTTTTGGATGCTTGTGATGGACTGCTTGCAGAGGTTGAACCTAAGTAA
- a CDS encoding YbaB/EbfC family nucleoid-associated protein, whose amino-acid sequence MTKGQGFGFGLGKMKELSEAFKKAQQVQEGAKRLQEELEQMEIEGTAGGGLVKVIMSGNQEPRGVAISEEALGEGAEVLSDLVKAAMLDAYNKSTATMREQMEELTGGLSLPGM is encoded by the coding sequence ATGACAAAAGGACAAGGATTTGGATTCGGCCTTGGCAAAATGAAAGAGCTAAGCGAGGCCTTTAAAAAAGCACAGCAGGTTCAAGAAGGGGCAAAACGCCTTCAAGAAGAACTTGAGCAGATGGAGATTGAAGGCACCGCTGGTGGTGGATTAGTCAAAGTCATCATGAGTGGCAACCAAGAGCCGCGTGGCGTAGCGATTTCTGAAGAGGCTCTAGGCGAAGGTGCAGAAGTCCTTTCTGATCTGGTCAAAGCGGCGATGCTAGATGCATATAACAAGTCCACAGCAACCATGCGTGAGCAGATGGAAGAGCTAACAGGTGGACTGAGCCTACCAGGAATGTAG
- the murB gene encoding UDP-N-acetylmuramate dehydrogenase, producing the protein MADNVQLVDSLHSDASGVDAAQANLNIIAGAPLAKLTSLRVGGKAEWLVLPKTVAQLRSALAWARTRELSVTMLGAGSNLLISDRGLPGLVVCTRALRQSCFDAVTGRVTAAAGEPWSSLAWKAARQGLKGFEWTIGIPGTVGGAVVMNAGAHGGETADILVETEVVDPDGTLSTLTPADLGFRYRTSNLQGSDRTVVSATFQLSPGHDPTQIKAATASDLRSRRKTQPYHLPNCGSVFRNPLHHSAGSLIQAAGLKGHQIGKAQTSTLHANFIVNLGGARADDVLALIHYTQAVIEERNGIRLEPEVKIIGDFDSPSFDSPRASAIV; encoded by the coding sequence ATGGCTGACAACGTACAACTTGTAGACAGCTTGCATTCAGATGCTTCTGGTGTAGACGCTGCTCAAGCAAACCTCAATATCATCGCCGGGGCGCCACTCGCCAAACTTACCAGCTTACGGGTCGGAGGCAAGGCAGAGTGGCTAGTGCTGCCAAAGACAGTCGCTCAGCTACGATCCGCTTTGGCTTGGGCAAGAACAAGAGAATTGAGTGTCACTATGCTAGGAGCAGGGTCGAATCTGTTGATTAGCGATCGCGGCTTGCCCGGTCTAGTTGTTTGCACCAGAGCGCTCAGACAGAGTTGCTTCGATGCAGTTACCGGTAGAGTGACCGCTGCTGCCGGAGAGCCTTGGTCGTCGTTGGCCTGGAAAGCGGCTCGTCAGGGGCTCAAAGGGTTTGAATGGACTATTGGTATTCCAGGCACTGTCGGCGGAGCCGTTGTAATGAATGCGGGCGCCCATGGCGGAGAAACGGCCGACATTCTAGTAGAGACCGAAGTTGTTGATCCTGATGGCACACTGAGCACCTTAACGCCTGCTGACTTAGGCTTTCGATATCGAACGTCTAATCTTCAGGGGAGCGATCGCACCGTCGTTTCGGCTACTTTTCAGCTCAGTCCTGGCCACGATCCTACCCAAATCAAAGCGGCTACAGCTAGCGACCTAAGATCAAGGCGAAAAACTCAGCCCTACCACCTTCCTAACTGTGGCAGCGTCTTTCGCAATCCTTTACATCACAGTGCCGGTAGCCTAATTCAGGCAGCCGGACTTAAGGGCCACCAAATTGGTAAGGCCCAAACTTCCACCCTTCATGCCAATTTTATTGTCAACCTAGGAGGTGCCCGGGCTGATGACGTTCTCGCTTTAATTCATTACACCCAAGCTGTGATTGAAGAGCGTAACGGTATCCGACTCGAACCCGAAGTCAAAATCATTGGTGACTTCGACTCTCCCAGCTTCGACTCCCCCCGAGCCAGTGCTATAGTTTGA
- the murC gene encoding UDP-N-acetylmuramate--L-alanine ligase, translating into MLNSVDFSGRPFHFIGIGGIGMSALAHVLASRGLKVSGSDLRLSHITERLANQGAHIFNQQRAENLDFFTNKDKEKAEGRQAVLTVENVTVLPKEARVLQTMLPQVVCSTAIGESNAEYKQALALGCPIFHRSDILAALMNEKKGIAIAGTHGKTTTSSITGYLLLKAGVDPTIIIGGEVSAWCGNAYVGQSDYVVAEADESDGSLVKLSSQIGVITNIELDHPDHYTSLDQVVAIFDQFVTKCKTVVGSIDCPTVRDRIQPTISYSVEAEAKADYKAINIVETADGMTADILERGKLLGNLTIPLLGLHNLSNTLAAIAVARLLHVSFESIQTHLPNFKGARRRFEHRGFHNEILFVDDYAHHPSEIKATLAAAQVQRSQQLPSGRGRRIVAVFQPHRYSRATTLLSEFSTCFEGADRLLVTDIYSAGEANLTGITGEKLADVIAQHLPSTEYCGTLENTKRVLMTSLSSGDIVIFLTAGNLNQIIPEVMAAYTSVPAPEAALT; encoded by the coding sequence ATGCTGAATTCAGTAGATTTCAGCGGCAGACCGTTTCACTTTATTGGAATTGGTGGAATTGGGATGTCGGCTCTGGCGCATGTTTTAGCAAGCCGTGGGCTGAAGGTCTCAGGATCTGATCTGCGTTTGAGCCATATTACTGAGCGGCTTGCGAATCAAGGGGCGCATATTTTCAATCAGCAACGAGCAGAGAATTTAGACTTTTTTACAAATAAGGACAAAGAGAAAGCCGAAGGGCGGCAAGCAGTTTTAACAGTTGAGAATGTCACGGTGCTGCCAAAGGAGGCCAGAGTACTCCAGACGATGCTACCTCAGGTAGTTTGCTCGACAGCCATCGGTGAGAGCAACGCGGAGTATAAACAGGCACTGGCTTTGGGGTGTCCGATCTTTCATCGATCGGATATCTTGGCGGCGCTAATGAATGAGAAAAAAGGCATTGCGATCGCCGGTACTCATGGCAAAACCACCACAAGTAGCATCACCGGTTATTTGCTACTCAAAGCCGGCGTTGATCCGACGATTATTATTGGTGGGGAGGTCAGTGCCTGGTGTGGCAACGCCTACGTTGGTCAGAGTGACTACGTTGTTGCTGAGGCGGATGAATCAGATGGATCTCTAGTCAAGCTGTCGTCTCAGATTGGGGTGATTACCAACATCGAGCTTGATCATCCTGACCACTACACTAGTCTCGATCAGGTAGTGGCTATCTTCGATCAGTTTGTCACCAAGTGTAAAACGGTGGTGGGTTCGATTGATTGTCCGACAGTGCGCGATCGCATCCAGCCGACTATTTCCTATAGCGTAGAGGCAGAGGCTAAGGCTGACTACAAAGCCATTAATATCGTCGAGACTGCTGATGGTATGACTGCCGATATCTTGGAGCGAGGAAAGCTCTTGGGGAATCTCACCATTCCGCTTTTAGGTCTGCACAATCTGAGTAATACCCTAGCAGCGATCGCGGTAGCACGACTGCTGCACGTTAGCTTTGAGAGCATCCAAACTCATCTGCCTAACTTTAAAGGAGCCCGTCGCCGATTTGAGCACCGTGGCTTTCACAACGAGATTTTGTTTGTTGATGACTATGCCCACCACCCTAGCGAAATCAAAGCAACGCTAGCTGCTGCTCAAGTTCAACGATCTCAACAGTTGCCATCAGGCCGCGGGCGTAGGATTGTTGCCGTTTTTCAACCTCATCGCTATAGCCGGGCAACGACCTTGCTGAGCGAATTCTCTACTTGCTTTGAAGGAGCTGACCGCCTGCTAGTCACTGATATCTACAGCGCCGGCGAAGCTAATCTCACTGGGATTACCGGTGAAAAACTAGCAGATGTGATCGCTCAGCACTTACCTAGCACTGAGTATTGCGGCACGTTAGAAAATACCAAGCGAGTGCTGATGACGAGCCTAAGCTCAGGCGATATCGTGATTTTCCTAACGGCTGGCAACCTCAACCAGATTATTCCTGAAGTGATGGCTGCCTATACCTCCGTGCCTGCGCCTGAAGCCGCACTTACTTAG
- a CDS encoding type I glyceraldehyde-3-phosphate dehydrogenase produces the protein MVRVAINGFGRIGRNFLRCWLTRENSNLELVAVNNTSDPRINTHLLKYDSLLGRLDADISYDTDTMTVNGNVIKCYSDRNPSNLPWKEWDIDLVIESTGVFNSEEGASRHIEAGATKVLITAPGKGGHVGTYVMGVNDQDYAHDKQNVISNASCTTNCLAPVVKVINDNFGIVKGTMTTTHSYTGDQRILDASHRDLRRARAAAVNIVPTTTGAAKAVALVIPEMSGKLNGIALRVPTPNVSIVDLVAQVSKKTITDELNDVLKHAAETNMKGILGYTEEPLVSVDFRKTNVSATIDSQLSLVMDGDMVKVIAWYDNEWGYSQRVVDLAELVASKWEG, from the coding sequence GTGGTTAGAGTAGCAATTAATGGTTTTGGGCGAATTGGCCGGAACTTCCTACGGTGTTGGTTGACACGCGAAAACAGTAATCTGGAACTGGTTGCTGTCAACAACACATCAGATCCTCGGATCAACACCCACCTGTTGAAGTACGACTCTTTGCTCGGTCGGCTAGATGCAGATATCTCATACGATACCGACACAATGACTGTGAATGGCAATGTCATCAAGTGCTACTCGGATCGCAATCCTAGCAACCTCCCTTGGAAAGAATGGGACATTGATCTGGTCATCGAGTCCACAGGTGTTTTCAATAGTGAAGAAGGTGCTTCTCGTCACATTGAAGCAGGTGCTACCAAAGTTTTGATCACCGCGCCTGGGAAAGGTGGGCATGTTGGTACCTACGTCATGGGCGTAAACGATCAAGACTATGCACACGATAAGCAAAACGTCATCAGCAACGCCAGCTGTACCACTAACTGCTTAGCTCCGGTTGTTAAAGTCATCAACGACAACTTTGGCATTGTCAAAGGCACAATGACCACTACTCACAGCTACACAGGCGATCAGCGAATTTTGGATGCGAGTCACCGCGATCTCCGTCGGGCGCGGGCCGCGGCTGTCAACATTGTTCCGACAACTACTGGCGCAGCTAAAGCAGTTGCCTTAGTCATTCCAGAAATGTCTGGGAAGCTGAACGGAATTGCACTACGTGTACCGACCCCTAACGTTTCTATCGTCGACTTAGTGGCTCAAGTCAGTAAAAAGACAATCACTGACGAGCTGAACGATGTGCTCAAGCATGCCGCTGAGACTAATATGAAAGGCATCTTAGGCTACACCGAAGAGCCTTTAGTCTCTGTCGACTTCCGTAAAACAAACGTCTCTGCAACTATTGACTCTCAGCTATCTTTAGTGATGGACGGCGACATGGTCAAAGTCATCGCCTGGTATGACAACGAGTGGGGATACTCTCAGCGCGTTGTTGATCTTGCGGAATTGGTTGCTAGCAAGTGGGAAGGTTAG
- a CDS encoding radical SAM protein: protein MPNSVFSLEKCLFTPAASVADAVPLIYAFPNEYSVGITSLGYQVVWSILAQRADIEVSRLFTNARESMPVRAELMGFSLSWELDYVNVLDLLEDQRIPIRAKERTADHPLVFGGGPVLTANPEPFAAFFDVILLGDGETLLHDFLDEYQRVRHADRSAQLKALAQVPGVYVPELYAVTYVSKLGPIAAIAPIDKEVPAVVKKQTYRGNVLSASTVVTEKAAWENIFMVEVVRSCPEMCRFCLASYLTLPFRAASIEASLIPAIERGLQATRRLGLLGASITQHPEFEALLDYLNQPQYDDVRLSMSSVRTNTVNQKLAKTLVTHGSKSITIAIESGSQKVRDIINKKLNTDEIGTAAHQAKLGGLASLKLYGMAGVPGENEDDLDQTAALMITLKKQVPGLKLTLGCSTFVPKSHTPFQWYGVNPQAEKRLKFLRKRLKPCGIDFRPESYSWSVIQTLISRGDRRLADLLELTRGYGDTLGSYRRAFKALKGTLPPLDFYVYEQWSTEQVLPWDHLEGPLPKATLVKHLIEAETHMQSI from the coding sequence GTGCCTAACTCTGTTTTCTCATTAGAAAAGTGTTTGTTTACACCTGCGGCCTCAGTGGCGGATGCGGTGCCATTAATCTATGCATTTCCGAACGAATACAGCGTTGGTATCACCAGCTTGGGCTATCAAGTGGTGTGGTCAATACTGGCACAAAGAGCAGATATTGAAGTGAGTCGTCTGTTTACCAACGCGCGCGAGTCAATGCCAGTGCGAGCGGAACTGATGGGATTTTCCCTGTCTTGGGAGCTGGACTATGTCAATGTACTAGACCTGCTAGAAGATCAGCGCATTCCTATAAGAGCCAAGGAGAGAACAGCAGATCACCCTTTGGTATTTGGCGGTGGGCCAGTTTTAACGGCTAATCCAGAACCGTTTGCGGCCTTTTTCGATGTCATTCTGCTAGGTGATGGCGAAACGCTGCTGCACGATTTTCTAGACGAGTATCAGCGGGTACGGCATGCCGACAGATCAGCTCAACTCAAGGCGCTGGCGCAGGTTCCAGGCGTTTATGTTCCCGAACTTTATGCGGTGACTTATGTCTCTAAATTAGGACCGATTGCTGCTATTGCGCCTATCGATAAAGAAGTGCCTGCTGTCGTCAAAAAGCAAACCTATCGCGGCAATGTGCTATCGGCTTCAACAGTAGTGACCGAAAAAGCTGCCTGGGAAAATATCTTTATGGTAGAGGTGGTGCGTAGCTGTCCGGAGATGTGTCGGTTTTGTCTGGCGAGCTATCTGACCCTACCGTTTCGAGCGGCTAGTATCGAAGCCTCGCTGATTCCAGCGATCGAGAGAGGATTGCAGGCAACTAGGCGGCTGGGGCTGTTAGGCGCATCGATTACACAGCATCCTGAGTTTGAAGCGTTGCTGGACTATCTCAACCAGCCTCAGTATGACGATGTGCGGCTAAGTATGTCGTCGGTGAGAACAAATACAGTCAACCAAAAGCTTGCAAAAACTTTGGTCACTCATGGCTCTAAGTCAATCACAATCGCCATCGAAAGCGGCTCCCAAAAGGTGCGCGATATTATCAACAAAAAGCTGAATACTGATGAGATTGGAACCGCAGCGCATCAGGCTAAATTGGGTGGACTAGCCTCGTTGAAGCTATACGGTATGGCTGGCGTACCTGGGGAAAATGAGGACGATCTTGACCAAACGGCGGCGCTGATGATTACGCTCAAAAAGCAGGTACCCGGTCTAAAACTGACGCTAGGATGCAGTACATTTGTGCCCAAAAGTCATACGCCGTTTCAGTGGTATGGTGTCAACCCGCAAGCAGAGAAGCGACTCAAGTTTTTGCGTAAGCGGCTCAAACCTTGTGGCATAGATTTTCGGCCGGAAAGCTATAGCTGGTCCGTAATTCAAACGCTCATTTCAAGAGGCGATCGCAGACTTGCCGATTTACTAGAGCTCACACGAGGCTATGGCGACACTTTGGGCAGCTATCGCCGTGCGTTCAAGGCGCTAAAAGGAACTTTGCCACCCCTAGACTTCTATGTATATGAGCAGTGGTCAACTGAACAGGTACTCCCCTGGGACCATCTAGAGGGCCCTCTACCAAAAGCTACTCTAGTCAAGCATTTGATAGAAGCTGAGACGCATATGCAGTCGATTTAG
- the mnmH gene encoding tRNA 2-selenouridine(34) synthase MnmH encodes MSHISVVSIDKFLNAAGPILDVRSPGEFEQGHIPGAISFPLFTDEERAKVGICYKQQSREQAVELGFDLVGPKLGEFIRQAKVLAPDGAVRVHCWRGGMRSGAIAWALDLAGFDIVTLEGGYKTFRQWVRSTLSITKKIVLLGGMTGTAKTDILHALAEQGEQVLDLEGYANHRGSSFGALCLPPQPSTEQFENILALEWQQFVPDRPVWIEAESRRVGACRIPAELFEQMEAAFALEITRPISERVALLVDIYGKATPADLISATERIRKRLGGQRTQAAIAAIQVGDLATAVSITLDYYDRTYRYGLENRDRLVPEIAVTGLSSSQAAQKLRMFLVNSSYTIKSKCQ; translated from the coding sequence GTGTCTCACATTTCCGTAGTCTCTATTGATAAATTCCTCAATGCAGCGGGTCCAATTTTGGATGTGCGTAGTCCGGGTGAATTTGAGCAAGGTCATATTCCAGGCGCGATTAGCTTTCCGCTATTCACAGACGAAGAACGCGCTAAAGTGGGCATTTGCTACAAGCAACAGAGCAGAGAACAGGCAGTAGAGCTAGGGTTCGATCTCGTAGGTCCCAAACTAGGAGAGTTTATCCGACAAGCAAAAGTGTTAGCTCCTGATGGAGCGGTGCGAGTTCATTGCTGGCGTGGTGGGATGCGTAGCGGTGCGATCGCTTGGGCACTTGATCTTGCAGGCTTTGATATAGTTACGCTCGAAGGTGGTTACAAAACCTTTCGCCAGTGGGTTCGCAGTACTTTATCTATTACTAAGAAGATTGTTCTGCTAGGGGGCATGACCGGCACAGCCAAGACAGATATTCTGCATGCACTAGCCGAGCAGGGTGAACAGGTGCTTGATTTAGAAGGGTATGCTAACCACCGTGGCAGCAGCTTCGGCGCACTGTGCTTACCGCCCCAGCCTAGCACTGAACAATTTGAAAACATTTTGGCGCTCGAATGGCAGCAATTTGTCCCTGATCGACCGGTTTGGATTGAAGCAGAGAGCCGGCGAGTGGGTGCCTGTCGAATACCCGCAGAGTTGTTTGAACAGATGGAAGCGGCCTTTGCTCTAGAGATTACTCGTCCTATCTCAGAGAGAGTAGCGCTGTTGGTAGATATCTATGGCAAAGCGACACCTGCCGATCTAATCTCAGCTACTGAGCGAATTCGTAAACGGCTAGGAGGACAAAGAACGCAAGCCGCGATCGCTGCTATTCAAGTAGGCGATCTAGCTACTGCTGTCTCAATTACCCTTGACTACTATGATCGCACCTATCGCTACGGGCTCGAGAATCGCGATCGCCTTGTTCCAGAGATAGCCGTGACAGGGCTTTCCTCCAGTCAAGCGGCTCAAAAGCTACGCATGTTCTTAGTCAATAGCTCATATACTATTAAGAGCAAATGCCAATAA
- a CDS encoding SIMPL domain-containing protein, whose protein sequence is MKLWLIRPKQLGRRRWALALAMMTLVPVGGYTLRSGSAIAQTNSGPVHQSERVLSVTGVGIQSIPTTLTQVNLGVNIEAETAQSAQQQAAQQSTAVIEWLQSQDNVQKLETSGISLNPRYDYANNRQRLIGYQATNTVRFRVPTEAAGPLIDEAVNRGATQINGISFVAEDDVTTAARQQALANAVEDAQQQADTVLSTLGLSRAEIVNISIGSVSVPVPRPEAVENRLADTAASTIVLGQEQTISGQVTLYISY, encoded by the coding sequence ATGAAACTTTGGCTAATCCGACCTAAGCAGTTAGGCCGTCGAAGGTGGGCTTTAGCATTGGCAATGATGACTCTGGTTCCAGTAGGAGGCTACACCCTGCGCTCTGGCTCAGCCATAGCTCAAACGAATAGTGGTCCTGTGCATCAGTCAGAGCGAGTGTTGAGTGTTACTGGGGTAGGGATACAGTCAATCCCTACTACGCTAACTCAAGTTAATCTAGGCGTGAACATAGAAGCAGAGACGGCTCAATCAGCTCAACAGCAGGCGGCTCAGCAGTCTACAGCCGTGATTGAGTGGTTGCAATCGCAAGATAATGTGCAAAAGTTAGAGACAAGTGGCATCTCGCTTAACCCTCGCTATGACTATGCAAACAACAGGCAGAGGCTAATTGGCTACCAAGCGACTAACACCGTTAGATTTAGAGTACCAACCGAAGCGGCAGGACCCCTCATAGATGAGGCTGTCAATCGAGGTGCGACTCAAATCAACGGCATTAGCTTTGTCGCAGAAGATGATGTGACTACTGCAGCTAGACAGCAAGCACTTGCTAACGCTGTTGAAGATGCGCAGCAGCAGGCGGACACGGTGCTAAGTACATTAGGACTCTCTCGCGCAGAAATTGTGAATATCTCTATTGGCTCTGTTAGCGTCCCTGTTCCTCGTCCAGAAGCTGTCGAAAATCGCCTAGCTGATACTGCTGCTAGCACCATCGTCCTCGGACAAGAACAAACCATCAGTGGACAAGTAACCTTGTACATCAGCTACTAG